In Flavobacterium sp. GSB-24, the genomic window TTTCCAAAAAGACCTTTCATGCCATCATTCATCATATAATGATCGCCTTTGTTTAATTCGTGTTTTTCGATTCCAGCTTTCCATTTATCAGCAGTTTTATCAGCCGAAATGAATAAGTAAGAAACATTAGGATTATTAGCTTGTAATTCTTTTAGTTTTGGCATTGCTTTTACACAGTCCCCACACCAAGAAGCCCAAACTTCAATAACTAAAGTTTTTCCTTTATATTTTTTCAGAATGTTTTTAAATGTAGTCTGACTATTGTCTGTTCCTAATAATTTCTCGGATAAAGCTTCTTTAGAAAAACTAGTTTTCTGAGCTTGTGAACATGAAAAAGTAATAAATGCAATTACAATTAGGGCAATTTGTTTCATATGTAAATTAAATTATTTTAAAATTAAGTACTGAATTCACAAAGTTAAACAAACAAATTGAAAGCGAAATGTAGATTAACAAAATTTGAAGAGTCGTTTATTTTGTAACAAAACAACAATTTTAGGTTAGAAAAAGGTGAATGAAAACGTAATAGTTGAGGTTAAAATCGTGTAATTTTCTAAATGAATTTTATGAGATTTGAAAAATGGGTGAAATTTTTAAATTGAAGAACAATTTTAGGACATAAAAAACGTCGGATTTCAATGAAAAAAGCCTTCAATAAATTTGATTTTTGAAGACCTTATTATCATTTTTTTTAATTCAAATTATAATTTCCATTTGCCCATTTTTTACTTGGAACGATCCATTCGTCTAAAGCTTTAAAAAGAAAACCATGTTTAAGATTGGTATTCAATTCGATTTCTTTAAAGTGATTTACTTGGAGTTTTGAAGTTTCCTTTCTTTTGACAGCTGAAACGCCATAAATATCTGATGTTTCGTAAATGGTTAAAATATTACCGCAGAAATTAATATCCGGAATTTCTTGAATATCAGAATCTCTAAAGCATCCAATAAAGACAAAATTCACATCTGGATTTGCTAAATAAGTCGAAACGTACTGGGCAATATAACCGCCCTGTGAAGTTCCAATTACTGTAATATGATTTGGAGGGACGCCTTTTTTTATTAATGCTTTTACCTGTTTTACAATCTTTTCTGCGTACTCAGCAGAATTTGTGTTTTTCTTTCTTTTTTCACTAAAAACAATAAAATTATCTTTTCTGAATGATTCTAAAATCTCATTGTATTCTGCTTTTCCATATTCAGGATGAGCTGCGTTTAAGGAATTTTCTTGAACAAATTTGTTGTGAAAAAAGAAAATGTAACGTTGGTTCTCATTTTTTGCCTGGCTAAAAGATAAAATGCTAGATAAAATTGTAAGCGAAAAAGTTAAGGCTTTAATGAGTTTTTTCATTTATTAAATTTGGTTTTTTGTTTGATCACATGTGAGATTTTTATTCGTAATCAAAAAGTTAAGTTTGAACAGACTGCAAGTAAAAATAAAGCGCTGATAAAACAATAAGTTTATCAGCGCTTTAAATATTTTAAATGATATTACAATTTCAAATCTTCAACATCATTGTAATGTACTTTTTTCACAACAACGCCTTTGCTTAGGACAACGATACTTGGATTGGCTCTTTCGATTGTTTTTAAAGTTGTTGCATCGCAGAAATAAAAATCGGTATCTAAGTTGTATTGTTTTTTAGCTTTTGAAATTTCGTCAGCACCAGAAGCAGTCATTGCAATTACTTTATAACCTTTTGCTTTGGCATCTGCCGAAACTTTAGCTAGTTTTTTCATTCCTTCTGGATTTGATTTTGTCAAATCGTAAGTAACAAAAATAACCAATTTTGGCTCTTGAAGTAATTCTTCTTTATAATCAGAATCATCTTTTGTCATTGTAAAATCGTGAATTGGCGGTACATAGCCTTCTGTAATCACTTTGTCTTTTCTATCTACAAATGTTGCTCCTTCTGGAATATTCATTAAATCTTTTTCTGTGAATTCTTTGTCAACGCCGTTTACTTTGTAAACGAAAATCATTTCTACAACAGATTTTGGAGCTCCTTCTGGAATTTCCATTCCTTTTGGGATACTAGAGCCTACTTTAAACGGACGAAAATCTTTGATCGGGTTATGATTTAAAACCCAAACTGCCATAAAAACGCACAAAACAATGCTTATTAAAGTAATTAAGTTGGTAACTAATTTTGAAAATAAAGGTTTTACTAATTTTTTATTAACGAATAAAATCAAAATGAAGAAAAGTAAAACAACATCTTTTGTAAATGACTGCCAAGGTGTTAAATGCAAAGCATCTCCAAAGCAACCGCAATCTTTTACCACATCAAAATAAGCAGAGTAGAAAGTAAGGAATGTGAAGAAAACGATTAAAAGTAATAATGCCCAAATTGTCAATTTTGATTTATAGCCAACTAACAGCATTACTCCTAAAACTACTTCTAAAATTACCAAGAAAATTGCTAAGCCTAAAGCCAACGGCTCTAAAAAAGGCATATTGAAAACTGGTTCGCTAAAATATTCAGCTAATTTATAAGAGAAACCAACCGGGTCGTTTAGTTTTATTAATCCGGAAATGATAAATAGTACACCGACAAATAATCGGGAAAATTGAGTAATGATGTTTTTCATAAATATTAAATTTAAAATCCAATTTTAAAATTCCAAATTCCAAAATCATGTTGAAAAGTTGGAATTTGGAATTTATTTTTGGAATTTTTATTGACTGATTGGGTTTAAAATTAAAGCAAAAACAGAATAATTAATCATATCCTGATAATTGGCATCGATTCCTTCAGAAACTAAAGTCTGACCTTTGTTATCCTCAATTTGCTTAACGCGAAGTAATTTTTGCAGAATCAAATCTGTTAAAGAACTTACACGCATATCACGCCACGCTTCGCCATAATCGTGATTTTTTGCTTCCATCAAATCTTTGGTTAACTTTACTTTAGCATCGTATAATTCAGTTGCTTTTTCAACGTCTAAATCAGGCTGGTCAACAACACCTAATTCTAACTGAATTAAAGCCATAATAGAATAATTGATGATTCCGATAAATTCTCCTTTTTCATCTTCATCAACTTTACGGACATCATTTTCCTGTAAACTTCTGATTCTTTGCGCTTTTATGAAAATTTGATCGGTCAATGACGGAAGTCTTAAAATTCTCCAAGCACTGCCGTAATCTTTCATTTTATTGATAAATAAGGTGCGGCAAACCGTAATTACATTATCAAATTCAAGGGAAGTATTCTTCATTTATTGCTGTATATTTGCTAAAATTTCTTCAAAAATAAGGATAATTTTTTAAGAGTTTCAAGTTTAAGGTTCGCTTTGTTTCAAGTTTTTTCTAAACAAAGTGTTAACACTAACTTGAAACCTGAAACCTGAAACAAAATAAACAAATGACAATTAACTGCAAGGGCGAACTTATAGATTTATCGATTCCGAAAGTAATGGGAATTTTAAATGTTACGCCAAATTCTTTCTTTGACGGAGGAAAATATAAAAACGAAGACGAGATTATCTCGCAGATAGATAAAATGATTTCTGAAGGTGCGGCATTTATTGATATTGGTGCTTATTCCAGTAAACCAAGTGCTGAATTTGTATCGGAACAAGAAGAAATCGACCGAATTGTTCCTGCTATAGAATTGATTTTAAAGCATTTTCCAAAAGCATTATTATCAATTGACACCTTTAGAGCCGAAGTCGCAAAAGCAAGTATAGAAAGTGGCGCTGCTATTATAAACGATATTGCTGCGGGCGAATTAGATGATAAAATGTTTGATGTAATTGCAAAATATAATGTGCCTTACATTATGATGCACATGCGCGGTAATCCGCAGACAATGCAAAGTTTGACGCGATATGATGATATTATTAAAGAAATGCTTTTTTACTTTTCTGAAAAAGTTAAAAAAGCAAGAGCTTTAGGAATCAACGATTTGATTTTAGATCCTGGTTTCGGTTTCGCCAAAACAACCGATCAGAATTATGAAGTGATGCAGAAAATGGAGCTTTTTAATGTATTAGAACTGCCTATTTTAGTTGGTATTTCAAGAAAATCTATGATTTATAAAACATTAAATAATACAGCACAAGAAGCCTTAAACGGAACCACATTTTTGAATACAATTGCATTGACAAAAGGAGCGAAGATTCTTCGGGTTCATGATGTGAAAGAAGCAGTGGAGTGTGTGGCTTTGTTTGAGAAAATGAATTCATAATCTCGACATTTTTTGTCATTTCGACGAAGGAGAAATCTTCGTTGTTAAATCGACAAAGATTAATTCTCGTTGTGGAGTTTCTTGCGAAGATTTCTCCTTCGTCGAAATGACAAACTTTGCATTAAAAAAAATAAAAAAGCATGAAATACTGTACTCTAATTATTGCCTTTCTTCTTTTCTCCTGCGGAAAAAAAGAAGACGTTCTACTTCCAAAATCAAATATCACGATTGTAAAAGAAGTACAAGATCTTTCGCCAATTTACATCTTTTTTAAAGTCGAAGGAAAAGATACAATTGCTGAAGTGAACCGAAAAAGCAGTATCATTTCGACCAATTGGATTTTGAATATTGACAAACGTCTGCCTTTGAAATTGGTAATTCCAGAAGTAATGAAATTACAGGAAAAAAAGCGAGCCGACAGTGCGCATAAAAACGAAAATGCCGAAAACTATTATTCTTATGCAGATTCTATTGGAAAAAATCTATCCTTTTTGCCTTTCACTAAAGTGTTTTATAAAATGGAGAAACCTACTGCGGGAAGTTTTGTGGTTTATTTTGGTAAAGGGAAAAAACGAGTTTTTATGGGAAATCAGGAGATAAAAATATCAGAAATACTAAAACATTTTTACAGTATAAAGTTTGTGAAAGTACCAGATTTAGTCTTTTTATTTGATAAGAATATGAGTTATGAGGAATATATTCAATATAAGATTCTACTCCAAAAAGATGTGACTCAAAATCTTGATACGCTTCCAGTGGAATTCATTTTCTAATACGTGAAACAAAGAAAACCTGAAACAAAAGAAACAAAAAACTATTGATGATGATAAGGTTCATTTCGTAAAATGGTAAATCCGCGGTACAATTGCTCTATAAAAAACAAACGAACCATTTGATGCGAAAACGTCATCAGCGAAAGCGAAATTTTTCCTTGGGCTTTGCTGTAAACTGTATCTGAAAATCCGTAAGGTCCGCCAATTACGAAAACAAGCGTTTTGATTCCGGAATTCATTTTCTTTTGTAATTCTTCAGAAAAACCAACACTGGAAAAGTTTTTTCCATTTTCATCCAATAAAATCAATTGATCGGTTGGCGAAAGTTTAGACAGAATTAATTCGCCTTCTTTTTCTTTCTGCTGACTTTCAGATAAATTCTTAACGTTTTTGATATCGGGAATAATTTCCAAATCAAATTTGATGTAGAATGACAAACGTTTGGTGTAATCGTCAATCAAAGTCTGAAGAGATTTGTTATCTGTTTTGCCTATGGCGATAAGTTTGATATTCATTAGTTATTTTTTTGCCACAAATTACACGAATTTTATTTTTTATAGATATGGACAAACCTAACAGGTTTTTAAAACCTGTTAGGTTTAGAGTTTAATTTTTAGAAAACTTCGCTTCAAAAGTTTTAAATCTATTATCTAAATCTTTAACCAATCGTTTTTTAACGTCTTCATCCTGAATAAAACTGTAATTGATGCTGTTGTAAACATATTGTTTTATTGTGGCATACGAAACATCAGGATATCTTTTAGATAACAAAACATATTGCTCTGTCATATTGCTTCTCAAAATTCCGGCATCGTCTGTACTAATTACAATTGGCACATTGAACTCTTTGTAAAGTGTAAACGGATGTCTGTTTTCTTTTACTTTCAAAATGAACTCATTACTTACTAAATTGATCTCAATCGGAATATTGTTTTTAGACATATATTTCAATAAATCATACGAATTTGCTTCGTAGGCGATGTCAACTCCGTGACCAATTCGTTTAGCGCCCGCGATATAAATTGCGTCATTAATATGCCATGTTAAATCTTCTGGCTGAACCAAACCTAAAGTCAGTTCTCCTGCATGAAGCGTATATTTTACATTTGGAAATTTAGAATTGCAGTATTTAAACATCACCATGTGTAACCAATAATCTTTCATGGAGTTTTCACCATGTTCTGGAGAAACGATATTTACGCCTGCAGTTAGTTTGCTTTCGTTAGATGAAATAAAAGCGATAACCAGATTTTTAAATAAATCAACCGGTTCCATAAAACGCAATACAAAGTTTTGATAACGCATTGTAAAACGCTCATCATCAATTTTTAAGTCTTTGTGAAGTTTTGCAAGGAAATTATTATTGAAATCTTCAGCATATTTTTTAGCGTCTTTTTTCTGAATTGATTTATACAATTCGTCTAAAAGTTTTAAAACTGCTTTTTCATCTTTTTGAGCAGAAGCCTGACGAAGTTTTGCATTAAAATCTGTCAAATCTGAAACATTCATATCAGACGGAATTGTTGATAATTGGGTTTCGATGTAAGAAACATTTTCAGCAATGGCGCGTTTTTTTAATTCGAGCATTCCTTCGGCAAAATGACCTGCAATTGTAGGTTCGAATTTCATAAAAGAGTCAAAAAACTGATCATCAGAAGGTACAGAACCATTATAATCTTTAACCGACCATGTCTGCATAATTTGTTGTTCGTAAAATGGTAGTTTTTCTTTAAGAGATGAAAAGCGCTGCCAGTTTCCTTTTTCAGGTTTGGTTTTGGAAACGGCCATAGTTTCCAAATTCAAATAAAAGTCTTCTGCAATGGCTCTTTCTAAAAGCGGTTCTGCATAAATTGATCCTGAAAAATGATGGTGTAAATCGCCTCCTTTTGGCATTTGTTGAAAAAAAGCTGTTAAGAGAGCTTCATTATTTCTGATTTTTTCTAAATAACTTTCAGCCGATTGAGAAAAGCTGATTTGTGCTATAAAAATACAGAAAAGCGTAATTATCCTTGTCATACTCTAAGTTTAAATTACATGCAAATATACGACTTTTCGGAGAAATTTAAAAATCGAATTTCTTTGTGTTTGTTTTTTAACGCAAAGAACGCAAGGTTGTATTCCAGACATAGCTTAATACAAACGCAAAAGTTCGCAAAGCTTTGCCTAAAAAAACTTTGCGAACTTTGCGTAATTCTTTGTGTGCTTTGCGGTTAAAAAAATCTTAGAATCTTAGCAACTTAGAACCTTAGCATCTCTTTTAAGAAAGTACATCACGTATTTCCTCAACCTTATCAAAAACACTTTTTGCAAAAGGACAGAGCGGAATAATTTTTACATTGTTAGCTCTTGCATAATCTACAGCGGCTAAAACTAATTTTTTACCTACACCTTTTCCGTTAAAATCTGGACTTACTTCTGTATGGTCGATTATGAATTTTGAATCTCCTGCCCAAGTGTAAGTCATTTTTCCTGCTTCTTTTCCGTCTTCTATTGCTTCAAAATATCCTTTTCTTGTATCGTTTATCTGTTGAATTTCCATGATTATTATATTAATGTGGTTTTAATTTCTATTGAATGCGTAAGTGTTTTATGAATCGGACAGCTGTTTGCAATCGTTTCCAAACGTTGTCTTTGTGTTTCGTCGACTTCGCCGATTACTTCGATTTTTCTTGTGAATACTGATACACTTCGCTCAGCATCTCTTTCAAAATCAATTTTGACATTTATTTCCGAAACGTCCCATTGTTTACGATTGATGTACATTCGCAACGTAATTACGGTGCACGAAGCCAGTGAAGCTGCCAAAAGCTCTGTTGGATTCAATCCTAAATTTTTGCCTCCTAATTCTTGCGGTTCATCGGAAATTAGAACATTTTCGCTCGCTGATTTTACTTCTGTTCGATACAAACGCGTATCTATTTTTGCTGAAATTGTATCCATATTTATTTGATTCTTGGTTCTGGTATTGGAACAAATTCTGTTTCGCCAGGAACTTTCGGGAAAGTTTGGTTTGTCCAGTCAGTTTTTGCTTTTTCGATGAGGTTTTTATCCGAAGAAACAAAATTCCAAAAGATGAAATGTTCTTCAGGAAATGGCTGTCCGCCAAAGATATAAACTGTAGAGTTTTCGGCAATTTCAAACTCACAAAGTGTGCTGTCGTTTGTAATCAAGATTTGTTTTGGATCGTAAACGTGTTCGCCGCTTTTGATACTTCCTTCTAAAATATACAAACCGCTTTCGCCGAATAAATGATGTCCGATGTTAATCTTCTTAGCTTCTTTACTTTTAATTTCAATAAAATACAACGGACTGTAAACAGGAACGGGAGATTTTTTGCCAAAAGCTTCTCC contains:
- a CDS encoding TlpA disulfide reductase family protein, with amino-acid sequence MKQIALIVIAFITFSCSQAQKTSFSKEALSEKLLGTDNSQTTFKNILKKYKGKTLVIEVWASWCGDCVKAMPKLKELQANNPNVSYLFISADKTADKWKAGIEKHELNKGDHYMMNDGMKGLFGKAIDLDWIPRYIVVDKTGKIVLYRAIETDFAKIDETLKGLK
- a CDS encoding alpha/beta hydrolase, translated to MKKLIKALTFSLTILSSILSFSQAKNENQRYIFFFHNKFVQENSLNAAHPEYGKAEYNEILESFRKDNFIVFSEKRKKNTNSAEYAEKIVKQVKALIKKGVPPNHITVIGTSQGGYIAQYVSTYLANPDVNFVFIGCFRDSDIQEIPDINFCGNILTIYETSDIYGVSAVKRKETSKLQVNHFKEIELNTNLKHGFLFKALDEWIVPSKKWANGNYNLN
- a CDS encoding BT_3928 family protein gives rise to the protein MKNIITQFSRLFVGVLFIISGLIKLNDPVGFSYKLAEYFSEPVFNMPFLEPLALGLAIFLVILEVVLGVMLLVGYKSKLTIWALLLLIVFFTFLTFYSAYFDVVKDCGCFGDALHLTPWQSFTKDVVLLFFILILFVNKKLVKPLFSKLVTNLITLISIVLCVFMAVWVLNHNPIKDFRPFKVGSSIPKGMEIPEGAPKSVVEMIFVYKVNGVDKEFTEKDLMNIPEGATFVDRKDKVITEGYVPPIHDFTMTKDDSDYKEELLQEPKLVIFVTYDLTKSNPEGMKKLAKVSADAKAKGYKVIAMTASGADEISKAKKQYNLDTDFYFCDATTLKTIERANPSIVVLSKGVVVKKVHYNDVEDLKL
- a CDS encoding DUF1599 domain-containing protein — encoded protein: MKNTSLEFDNVITVCRTLFINKMKDYGSAWRILRLPSLTDQIFIKAQRIRSLQENDVRKVDEDEKGEFIGIINYSIMALIQLELGVVDQPDLDVEKATELYDAKVKLTKDLMEAKNHDYGEAWRDMRVSSLTDLILQKLLRVKQIEDNKGQTLVSEGIDANYQDMINYSVFALILNPISQ
- the folP gene encoding dihydropteroate synthase; its protein translation is MTINCKGELIDLSIPKVMGILNVTPNSFFDGGKYKNEDEIISQIDKMISEGAAFIDIGAYSSKPSAEFVSEQEEIDRIVPAIELILKHFPKALLSIDTFRAEVAKASIESGAAIINDIAAGELDDKMFDVIAKYNVPYIMMHMRGNPQTMQSLTRYDDIIKEMLFYFSEKVKKARALGINDLILDPGFGFAKTTDQNYEVMQKMELFNVLELPILVGISRKSMIYKTLNNTAQEALNGTTFLNTIALTKGAKILRVHDVKEAVECVALFEKMNS
- the rlmH gene encoding 23S rRNA (pseudouridine(1915)-N(3))-methyltransferase RlmH — protein: MNIKLIAIGKTDNKSLQTLIDDYTKRLSFYIKFDLEIIPDIKNVKNLSESQQKEKEGELILSKLSPTDQLILLDENGKNFSSVGFSEELQKKMNSGIKTLVFVIGGPYGFSDTVYSKAQGKISLSLMTFSHQMVRLFFIEQLYRGFTILRNEPYHHQ
- a CDS encoding adenosine deaminase, with amino-acid sequence MTRIITLFCIFIAQISFSQSAESYLEKIRNNEALLTAFFQQMPKGGDLHHHFSGSIYAEPLLERAIAEDFYLNLETMAVSKTKPEKGNWQRFSSLKEKLPFYEQQIMQTWSVKDYNGSVPSDDQFFDSFMKFEPTIAGHFAEGMLELKKRAIAENVSYIETQLSTIPSDMNVSDLTDFNAKLRQASAQKDEKAVLKLLDELYKSIQKKDAKKYAEDFNNNFLAKLHKDLKIDDERFTMRYQNFVLRFMEPVDLFKNLVIAFISSNESKLTAGVNIVSPEHGENSMKDYWLHMVMFKYCNSKFPNVKYTLHAGELTLGLVQPEDLTWHINDAIYIAGAKRIGHGVDIAYEANSYDLLKYMSKNNIPIEINLVSNEFILKVKENRHPFTLYKEFNVPIVISTDDAGILRSNMTEQYVLLSKRYPDVSYATIKQYVYNSINYSFIQDEDVKKRLVKDLDNRFKTFEAKFSKN
- a CDS encoding GNAT family N-acetyltransferase — encoded protein: MEIQQINDTRKGYFEAIEDGKEAGKMTYTWAGDSKFIIDHTEVSPDFNGKGVGKKLVLAAVDYARANNVKIIPLCPFAKSVFDKVEEIRDVLS
- a CDS encoding OsmC family protein, yielding MDTISAKIDTRLYRTEVKSASENVLISDEPQELGGKNLGLNPTELLAASLASCTVITLRMYINRKQWDVSEINVKIDFERDAERSVSVFTRKIEVIGEVDETQRQRLETIANSCPIHKTLTHSIEIKTTLI